In the Pseudonocardia sediminis genome, GACACCCGGGTGCTGCTGCTCCTGGGCTGGCTGCAGCACGTGTCCAAGACCGCGACGAAGTCCACCCAGTACGCGTCGAACCCGGTCTGGAACCGGCGCAACGTGCGGATGGTGCTCAGACAGGTCCCCGCGCTGCTCGGGGGATCGCGGCCGGAACCGTCCGCCCGCGGTCTGGACGGCCCGACGGTCTCGATGGCCGTGCCGTCCGCCACCGGCGCGGTCGCCCCGGTGCCCGGCGCACCGGCCCGGAACCGGGGAGCGGCCCCGTCCTCCCCGCCGCCCCGTCCCCGGCCGATGCCGGCCGTCCCGCCCCGCCCGATGCCGGCTCCGCCACGACCGGACGCCGCGTCGGTCGCGGCCCCGGCCGACGGTCCCGGGCCGCAGGCCGGGCGTCCGGGCACCGGTGCCGCCCCGCATCCGGCCGCGGGCGAGCCACCGGGCAGGCCGGTGATGGCGCCGTCGCGCACCGCCCCGCGCCCGCGGCCCGGGAACGAGGGGAGAGGCGACCGTCCGTCCGGGAACGGGGCCCCGGTGGGCCCGGACCCGGCCGCGTCGGCCTGACCCTGCGTGGCCGGTCGGTCGCCGACGATCACCCGACCGGCAATCGCGACGGTGCGTAACCCCGTCCTCACCGCCTCGTTGAGCCGGACAGACCGGTGATCGTCGCCGGGAGCCGAGCTGGAGGTCCGTCAACCGTGCGTCGTCCCCGCCCCGCCCGCTGGATCGCCGTGGCGTCGATGACGCTGCTGACCTCCGCGGGGATGGGTGCACTGGCCCCGGCCCAGGCCGAGGCCCCGACGACGCTGACGGCAGCGACGACCTCGTCGCGCAACCTCGACGTCTCCTCGATCGGCCGCTACGTCGCCCTCGGCGACTCCTACGCCGCCGGCCCGCTCGTCCCGGTGCAGACCGGGCAGCCGGCAGGGTGCCTGCGCTCGAACCAGAACTACCCGTCGGTGCTCGCGAAGTCGGCCGGTCAGAAGGACTTCGTCGACGTCACGTGCAGCGGTGCGAAGACCGACGACTTCTCCGCGCCCCAGCCCGTCAACCCCGGCCCGAACGCGCCGCAGTACGACGCGCTGACCGGCTCCGAGGGTCTGGTCACGCTCACCATCGGCGGCAACGACATCGGCTTCGGCGACATCATCCAGAAGTGCGTGTCGGTGTCGTCGACGAACCTGCTGGGTGCGGCGTGCAAGGACTTCTACGGCAAGGGCGGCGAGGACGAGCTGACCGGCCGGATCGACGGCACCGCCTCGAAGATCGCCGACGCGCTCTCCGAGATCAAGGAGCGCTCCCCGCAGGCCCGGGTCGCGGTCGTCGGGTATCCGTCGATCCTTCCCGACACCGGTCCCGGCTGCTACCCGGTCGTCCCGTTCAGTGCCGGTGACACCGCGTACCTGCGGGAGACCGAGAAGAAGCTCAACGCGATGCTGGCCGGCGAGGCGAAGGACGCGGGCGTCGACTTCGTCGACACCTACACCCCGACCATCGGCCACGACGCCTGCCAGGTGCCCGGCAAGAAGTGGATCGAGGGCCTGGTCCCGACGTCGCCGGCCGCCCCGGTGCACCCCAACGCCCAGGGCGAGCGGGCCATGGCCGCCGCACTCGGCGAGGTCGTCGGCGTCCCGGTCGCCCCTCCCGCCGGGAGCTGAGAACACCTACGGTCTCCGGTCATGCCCCGCGTCGGTGAGCAGGACCTCGAACGGATGGAGCAGGCTCGCCTGGAAGGCGACCTGATCACGGAGCTGGCGACGACGGCCCGCGAGTGCACGTTCGTCTTCACCGCCGAGGACGGCTGGCCCGCCGGGGTCACGATGAGCCACCTCTACGACGACGGCGTGTTCTGGCTGACCTCGGTCGGTACCCGGGCCCAGGTCCGGGCCGCGCGCCGCGACCCGCGCGTCGGGCTGGTGATCTCCAGCCTCGGCACCGACCTCGACGGTCGCCGGATGGTCCGGGTCAAGGGGCACGCAACCGTCCACGACGACGCCGAGACCCGGGCCCGGATGCTGCCGCGGATGAGCGAGCACCTGGCGCCCGCCGGCGCGCAGCGGCTGCACACGTTGCTCGACAGCCCGGGCCGCGTGCTGATCCGGGTCGAACCGGTGTCGTTCCCGCAGACCCACGACTCCCGCCGGATCGCCGGCGACGGGCGCGGGGGAACGCGCGGGTAGGACCGCCCGGGGCCGCCGGAACGTCGGTGGACCGTGTCAGAATTCTGCGGTGACGACCTGGCGGCGAGCCCGATGACCTGGTGGTCCGAGCTCCGCACGCGGATGGCGGCGATCGACCCCGGGCGCACACGCCTGCACCTGGCCTCGGTCGCGACCGCGTCGATGATCCTCGCCGCGGTCCTGATGAGCGTGCTGCGGACGGTGACCGGGCAGCCGGTCACCGTGGTCCTGTTCGCCGTCGTCCTGGCGATGATCAGCAACCTGGCGGTGAACGAGCCGGTGCTGGCCCGGCGACGGGTCACGACCGCGCTGATGGTGCTGCCGGCGGCGGCGTCGGCGACGGTCAGCTCGTTGCTGGAGTCCAACCGGGTCGTGACCGACATCGTGTTCGTGCTGGTCATGATGGGTGCGGTCGCGATCCGGCGGTGGGGCGCGCGGTTCATCGCCCTCGGCATGGCGGCGTTCATGCCCTACTTCTTCGTGCTGTTCCTCAAAGCGGGCCCGTCCGAGCTGCCGTTCCTGATCGCCGGGGTCGGGGTCGGGATCGGGTCCACGTTCGTCCTGCGCTGCCTGATCTTCACCGAGCCCGTCGACCGGGTGGTGGACCGGCTGCTGCGAGCGTTCGAGGCGCGGCTGCACGCACTGACGCTGGAGGTTCTGGAGGTCCTGGAGGCCGGGCACGGGGAGCGCGATCTCGAGGAGATCGCCCAGGCGCAGGCCCGGCTCAACGAGACGGTCCTGCTGGTGGCGGACCGTCTCGACGAGGCGGAGGACGGCCCTCCTCCGCGCTCCCTCCCCGGAGCGCCCGGCGGCGACGGCGCGGAGGAGGGGACCGTCGCGCTCGAGGGGCTGCGGCAGTGGATCGTGGACTCCGAGCTGGCCGCGGAACGGCTGGCGGTGTCGACGCGGCGGCTGGTGGAGCACCACGACCCGATCCCGCCACAGCACCGGGAGGCGCTCGCCGAGGGCGTTCGCGCGCTGGCCGCGGCGACCTCCGTCGGCACGCCGCGGGCGATGGCGGCCAGCCTCTACGAGTCCGCGCGCTCGTCGGTGCACCGGATCGTCGACCTGCCGGGTGGGACCGACGTCATCGCCCGCGAGCAGCGGATCGCGTTCGCCGTCGTGCGGGTCGCGGACGCGATGCAGACGACCGTCGAGCAGGCCCAGTGCAGGATCGACGAACGACGCCGCGACCGGGGGAGCGCCGCCGAACCGGCACCGGGGCACGGCCGGCACGAGGCGGACACCCCCGCACAGGAGGCGTTCCCGGCCCGCGACCACGGGCGGCACGAGGCCGACCCCGCCGCCGACCGTTCCGCCGCAGACCCCGCGACCCCGGACGACCCCCGGGAGGCCGACGCAGACCGGGACACCGGCCTGACCCTGCACACCCGCCAGGCCGTGCAGGTCGGGATCGCGACGAGCCTGGCCATCGTCGTCGGCGAGCTGATCTCCCCGGCGCGTTGGTACTGGGCGGTGATCGCCGCGTTCGTCGTCTTCGCCGGCACGTCCAGCCGGGGTGACGTGCTCTCCCGCGGCTGGGAACGCGTCGTCGGCACGGCGGGCGGGGTCGTCGCCGGGATGCTGCTGGCGCTGGTCGTCGGCGGGAACCTGGTGCTGAGCCTGGTGCTGCTGTTCGTCTGCGTGTTCCTGGCGCTGTACCTGGTGAAGATCTCGCAGGCGATGATGGCGTTCTGGATCACCGCCGTGCTCGCGCTGCTCTACGGCGTGATCGGCCAGTTCAGCGTCGAGACGCTGCTGCTGCGCGTCGAGGAGACGGCGGTCGGTGGGGCGCTGGGCATGCTGGCCGCGTTCCTCGTGCTGCCGACGCGCTCGCGTACGGCGTTCGGCGACGCGCTGGTCGAGGCCGTGGACGGTGTCGTGGCCGGGCTGACCGGCTCGGTCGACCGGATCCTCGGACGCCCCGGGGACAAGCACCCGCTGGAGCTGGCCCGCGAGCTCGACGCCGCGGTGTCGACGGTCCGGATCCGGGCGCGCCCGCTGGAGCACCCGGTCGCGCGCCGACCGTTGCGCCGCGGGGTGCACCACACCGTGCGGATCATCGCCGGGCTCGACTACTACGTGCGGATGCTGGCGTCGCTGACCGAGACCGCACGCAGCCCGGACTGGGCCGGCACGCTCGACCCGGCGACCGAGAGGGTCCGGCAGAACCTGGAGGGCCTGCGGCGGATCCTGCGCGACGGCTACGGCCCCTCGCGCCGCGGCCGCGGCGGCCCGCCCGCGGGGGACACCGACGCCTTCCCGGTGGTCTCGGCCGAGGACCTGATCGACGCCGCCGAGGCCGACGCGTCGGCCGCCGGGCCGTCCCGGGACCGGCTCGCGCTGCTCGGGGTGGCCCGGATGCTGCGCCGCATCGACCAGCTCGCGGTGGGTCTCTCGCGTGACCTCACCGGCCGCAGCTGGGTCGAACCGGGCCCGCCCGCGCCCGCCGGGGCGGGAGCCCGGCAGGGGGAGTCGCGCACCCCGTCGTAGGCTCGTCGGCGTGATCAACGTGTCGACCACCGACGGTGTCGGGCTGATCGAGCTCGACCGGCCCGACCGCCGCAACGCCCTCGACGTCTCGACGTGCCGTGAGCTCGTCGACGCGACCGCCCGGGTGCGCGACGAGGGCGCCCGCGCCGTCGTCGTCACCGGGAGCGGCAGCAGTTTCTGCTCCGGCGCCGACTTCGGCGAGGTCTACACCGACGGGTTCCGGGAGGCGCTCTACACGGCGCTGCACGCCGTCGTGGACCTGCCGATGCCGGTCGTCGCCGCGGTCAACGGTCCGGCCATCGGGGCCGGGACCCAGCTCGCCATCGCCTGCGACCTGCGGGTGGCGGCGCCGTCGGCGGTGTTCGGGCTGCCGACCGCGCGGCTCGGCCTGGCCGTCGACCCCTGGACGATCGAGCGACTCGTCCAGGTCGCCGGCGGCGGGAGCGCCCGGAGCCTGCTGCTCGCCTGCGCCCAGCTCGACGTCGCGACCGCGCACGCCCGCGGACTCGTCGACTCCCTCGGCGAGCGCGACGACGCCCTCGCACTGGCCACCGACATCGCGACGATGGCGCCGCTGACGCTGGCCTACAACAAGCTCGCGGTGAACTCCTACGGCCGGGGCGCGTCCGCCGCGGGCACCGATCTGGACGCCGAGTTCGAGCGCTGCTGGGACAGCGAGGACATCCAGGAGGGCCGTGTGGCCCGCTCGGAGAAGCGTCCGCCCCGCTTCAACGGCCGTTAACCGCTCGCCGGGCGGCGAACGGCGCAACGTGGTACCCGCCGTTCGGACCAAGATCGTTGATGGCTACTCTTCGTTCCGAACGATCGCAGAGGGCTACGGAGCCGGGGCCCGTGTCGATCGACCTCCGGGCCGTTCAGGCCCGGGACGACGACGGGCTCGGAGGTACTCGATGGGGATGCTGCGCGGACGCCGGACCGGCGTGCTGCTCGGGGTCGTCGCCCTCGCCGGCGCGGTCTCGGTCGGGATCGCCTCGGCCGAGGACGCCCCGTCCGGGACCCAGCCCTCGTCCGGCTCGAACGCCCCGATGGTCGCCACCGGCGCCGCCGTCCCCGGAACGCCCTGCACCGCGTCCGCCCGGGCCTGCGTGGACGTCGCCAAGCGCCAGACCTGGCTGATCGAGAGCGGCCGGGTGGTCCACGGGCCCGTCGCGATGCGTCCCGGCGACGCCCAGGACCCGACGCCGAAGGGGGTCTTCGCGGTCCAGTGGAAGGCCGAGCAGTGGACCAGCCGCGAAACCTACACCCAGATGCCGTACTCGGTGTTCTTCGCGCCGGGGGGCGTCGCGTTCCACCAGGGGCGCATGGACACCCCGTCGGCCGGATGCGTGAAACTGGTCGAGTCCGAGGCCAAGCGCTACTTCGCGACGCTGCAGGTCGGCGACGAGGTCCAGGTCTACTGACCCCCTCCAGGGAGCCCTCCGCGGCGATTCACAGGATTTCATGGGGAATCCGTTCTACGCCCGGTAGAAAGGTTCGCGTAGGATGACCTTCGTGGCGAGCCTGGGCGAGTTG is a window encoding:
- a CDS encoding L,D-transpeptidase, with the protein product MGMLRGRRTGVLLGVVALAGAVSVGIASAEDAPSGTQPSSGSNAPMVATGAAVPGTPCTASARACVDVAKRQTWLIESGRVVHGPVAMRPGDAQDPTPKGVFAVQWKAEQWTSRETYTQMPYSVFFAPGGVAFHQGRMDTPSAGCVKLVESEAKRYFATLQVGDEVQVY
- a CDS encoding pyridoxamine 5'-phosphate oxidase family protein; its protein translation is MPRVGEQDLERMEQARLEGDLITELATTARECTFVFTAEDGWPAGVTMSHLYDDGVFWLTSVGTRAQVRAARRDPRVGLVISSLGTDLDGRRMVRVKGHATVHDDAETRARMLPRMSEHLAPAGAQRLHTLLDSPGRVLIRVEPVSFPQTHDSRRIAGDGRGGTRG
- a CDS encoding SGNH/GDSL hydrolase family protein, producing MRRPRPARWIAVASMTLLTSAGMGALAPAQAEAPTTLTAATTSSRNLDVSSIGRYVALGDSYAAGPLVPVQTGQPAGCLRSNQNYPSVLAKSAGQKDFVDVTCSGAKTDDFSAPQPVNPGPNAPQYDALTGSEGLVTLTIGGNDIGFGDIIQKCVSVSSTNLLGAACKDFYGKGGEDELTGRIDGTASKIADALSEIKERSPQARVAVVGYPSILPDTGPGCYPVVPFSAGDTAYLRETEKKLNAMLAGEAKDAGVDFVDTYTPTIGHDACQVPGKKWIEGLVPTSPAAPVHPNAQGERAMAAALGEVVGVPVAPPAGS
- a CDS encoding FUSC family protein — its product is MSEFCGDDLAASPMTWWSELRTRMAAIDPGRTRLHLASVATASMILAAVLMSVLRTVTGQPVTVVLFAVVLAMISNLAVNEPVLARRRVTTALMVLPAAASATVSSLLESNRVVTDIVFVLVMMGAVAIRRWGARFIALGMAAFMPYFFVLFLKAGPSELPFLIAGVGVGIGSTFVLRCLIFTEPVDRVVDRLLRAFEARLHALTLEVLEVLEAGHGERDLEEIAQAQARLNETVLLVADRLDEAEDGPPPRSLPGAPGGDGAEEGTVALEGLRQWIVDSELAAERLAVSTRRLVEHHDPIPPQHREALAEGVRALAAATSVGTPRAMAASLYESARSSVHRIVDLPGGTDVIAREQRIAFAVVRVADAMQTTVEQAQCRIDERRRDRGSAAEPAPGHGRHEADTPAQEAFPARDHGRHEADPAADRSAADPATPDDPREADADRDTGLTLHTRQAVQVGIATSLAIVVGELISPARWYWAVIAAFVVFAGTSSRGDVLSRGWERVVGTAGGVVAGMLLALVVGGNLVLSLVLLFVCVFLALYLVKISQAMMAFWITAVLALLYGVIGQFSVETLLLRVEETAVGGALGMLAAFLVLPTRSRTAFGDALVEAVDGVVAGLTGSVDRILGRPGDKHPLELARELDAAVSTVRIRARPLEHPVARRPLRRGVHHTVRIIAGLDYYVRMLASLTETARSPDWAGTLDPATERVRQNLEGLRRILRDGYGPSRRGRGGPPAGDTDAFPVVSAEDLIDAAEADASAAGPSRDRLALLGVARMLRRIDQLAVGLSRDLTGRSWVEPGPPAPAGAGARQGESRTPS
- a CDS encoding enoyl-CoA hydratase, with protein sequence MINVSTTDGVGLIELDRPDRRNALDVSTCRELVDATARVRDEGARAVVVTGSGSSFCSGADFGEVYTDGFREALYTALHAVVDLPMPVVAAVNGPAIGAGTQLAIACDLRVAAPSAVFGLPTARLGLAVDPWTIERLVQVAGGGSARSLLLACAQLDVATAHARGLVDSLGERDDALALATDIATMAPLTLAYNKLAVNSYGRGASAAGTDLDAEFERCWDSEDIQEGRVARSEKRPPRFNGR